Proteins from a genomic interval of Homo sapiens chromosome 6 genomic scaffold, GRCh38.p14 alternate locus group ALT_REF_LOCI_2 HSCHR6_MHC_COX_CTG1:
- the LY6G5C gene encoding lymphocyte antigen 6 complex locus protein G5c precursor, translating into MRFMAGPAGSQSLGPLCFHSSPQALYTVLLIVLVMMSLVFGKFVPVNWEPPQPLPFPKYLRCYRCLLETKELGCLLGSDICLTPAGSSCITLHKKNSSGSDVMVSDCRSKEQMSDCSNTRTSPVSGFWIFSQYCFLDFCNDPQNRGLYTP; encoded by the exons ATGCGTTTTATGGCAGGCCCTGCAGGGAGCCAGAGTCTGGGTCCCCTGTGCTTCCACAGCAGCCCCCAAGCCCTCTACACGGTCCTCTTAATAGTGCTGGTCATGATGAGCTTGGTGTTTG GTAAGTTTGTTCCTGTCAATTGGGAACCCCCTCAACCACTTCCATTCCCCAAATACCTGCGCTGCTACCGATGCCTCTTGGAGACCAAGGAGTTAGGGTGCCTTCTGGGATCTGACATCTGCCTCACCCCAGCTGGCAGCAGCTGCATCACTCTCCACAAAAAGAACA GCAGCGGTTCTGACGTCATGGTGAGTGACTGCCGAAGTAAGGAGCAGATGAGTGATTGTTCAAATACCCGAACTTCTCCGGTGTCTGGCTTCTGGATATTCTCTCAATACTGCTTCCTGGATTTCTGCAATGACCCTCAAAACAGAGGGCTCTATACTCCTTAG
- the ABHD16A gene encoding phosphatidylserine lipase ABHD16A isoform a (isoform a is encoded by transcript variant 1), whose translation MAKLLSCVLGPRLYKIYRERDSERAPASVPETPTAVTAPHSSSWDTYYQPRALEKHADSILALASVFWSISYYSSPFAFFYLYRKGYLSLSKVVPFSHYAGTLLLLLAGVACLRGIGRWTNPQYRQFITILEATHRNQSSENKRQLANYNFDFRSWPVDFHWEEPSSRKESRGGPSRRGVALLRPEPLHRGTADTLLNRVKKLPCQITSYLVAHTLGRRMLYPGSVYLLQKALMPVLLQGQARLVEECNGRRAKLLACDGNEIDTMFVDRRGTAEPQGQKLVICCEGNAGFYEVGCVSTPLEAGYSVLGWNHPGFAGSTGVPFPQNEANAMDVVVQFAIHRLGFQPQDIIIYAWSIGGFTATWAAMSYPDVSAMILDASFDDLVPLALKVMPDSWRGLVTRTVRQHLNLNNAEQLCRYQGPVLLIRRTKDEIITTTVPEDIMSNRGNDLLLKLLQHRYPRVMAEEGLRVVRQWLEASSQLEEASIYSRWEVEEDWCLSVLRSYQAEHGPDFPWSVGEDMSADGRRQLALFLARKHLHNFEATHCTPLPAQNFQMPWHL comes from the exons ATGGCGAAGCTGCTGAGCTGCGTCCTAGGCCCCCGGCTCTACAAAATCTACCGGGAGAGGGACTCTGAAAGGGCCCCGGCCAGCGTCCCTGAGACGCCAACGGCAGTCACTGCCCCCCATTCCAGCTCCTGG GATACGTACTATCAGCCCCGTGCCCTGGAGAAACATGCTGACAGCATCCTGGCACTG GCTTCAGTATTCTGGTCCATCTCTTATTACTCCTCTCCCTTCGCCTTCTTCTACTTGTACAGGAAAG GTTACTTGAGTTTGTCCAAAGTGGTGCCGTTTTCTCACTATGCTGGGACATTGCTGCTACTTCTGGCAGGTGTGGCCTGCCTCCGAG GCATTGGCCGCTGGACCAACCCCCAGTACCGGCAGTTCatcaccatcttggaagcaacaCATCGGAACCAGTCTTCAGAAAACAAG AGGCAGCTTGCCAACTACAACTTTGACTTCCGGAGCTGGCCAGTCGACTTCCACTGGGAAGAACCCAGCAGCCG GAAGGAGTCTCGAGGGGGCCCTTCCCGCCGGGGTGTGGCCCTGCTTCGCCCAGAGCCCCTGCACCGGGGGACAGCAGACACCCTCCTCAACCGGGTTAAGAAGCTGCCTTGTCAGATCACCAG CTACCTGGTGGCGCACACCCTAGGGCGCCGGATGCTGTATCCAGGCTCTGTGTACCTGCTGCAGAAGGCCCTCATGCCTGTGCTGCTGCAGGGCCAGGCCCGACTGGTGGAAGAG TGTAATGGGCGCCGGGCAAAGCTGCTGGCCTGTGATGGCAATGAGATTGACACCATGTTTGTGGACCGGCGGGGGACAGCTGAGCCCCAGGGACAGAAGCTG GTGATCTGCTGTGAGGGGAATGCTGGGTTTTATGAGGTGGGCTGCGTCTCCACGCCCCTGGAAG CTGGATATTCAGTCCTGGGCTGGAATCATCCAGGCTTTGCTGGAAGCACG GGGGTGCCATTCCCGCAGAATGAGGCTAATGCCATGGATGTGGTGGTCCAGTTTGCCATCCACCGCCTGGGCTTCCAGCCCCAGGACATCATCATCTACGCCTGGTCCATCGGCGGCTTCACTG CCACGTGGGCAGCCATGTCCTACCCAGATGTTAGTGCCATGATCCTGGATGCCTCCTTTGATGACCTGGTGCCCTTGGCCTTGAAGGTCATGCCAGACAGCTGGA GGGGCCTGGTGACCAGGACCGTGAGGCAGCATCTCAATCTAAACAACGCGGAGCAGCTGTGCAG ATACCAGGGTCCTGTACTGCTGATCCGGAGAACCAAGGATGAGATCATCACCACCAC GGTTCCTGAGGACATCATGTCCAACCGAGGCAATGACCTCCTGCTGAAGCTCCTGCAGCATCG GTATCCCCGGGTGATGGCAGAGGAGGGTCTTCGAGTGGTGAGGCAGTGGTTGGAGGCCTCCTCACAGCTGGAGGAAG CCTCAATTTATAGCCGATGGGAGGTGGAAGAGGACTGGTGTCTGTCTGTCCTCCGCTCCTACCAGGCAGAACACGGGCCCGACTTCCCCTGGAGCGTGG GGGAGGACATGAGTGCAGATGGACGGCGGCAGCTGGCTTTGTTTCTG GCTCGGAAGCATCTGCACAACTTTGAGGCCACTCACTGcaccccactcccagcccagAACTTCCAGATGCCCTGGCACCTCTAG
- the ABHD16A gene encoding phosphatidylserine lipase ABHD16A isoform b (isoform b is encoded by transcript variant 2), whose amino-acid sequence MPPPALFLSSLYPRLEFQNDFYRSCIRRSSPQPPPNLAWRPESLYSGELAGGGYLSLSKVVPFSHYAGTLLLLLAGVACLRGIGRWTNPQYRQFITILEATHRNQSSENKRQLANYNFDFRSWPVDFHWEEPSSRKESRGGPSRRGVALLRPEPLHRGTADTLLNRVKKLPCQITSYLVAHTLGRRMLYPGSVYLLQKALMPVLLQGQARLVEECNGRRAKLLACDGNEIDTMFVDRRGTAEPQGQKLVICCEGNAGFYEVGCVSTPLEAGYSVLGWNHPGFAGSTGVPFPQNEANAMDVVVQFAIHRLGFQPQDIIIYAWSIGGFTATWAAMSYPDVSAMILDASFDDLVPLALKVMPDSWRGLVTRTVRQHLNLNNAEQLCRYQGPVLLIRRTKDEIITTTVPEDIMSNRGNDLLLKLLQHRYPRVMAEEGLRVVRQWLEASSQLEEASIYSRWEVEEDWCLSVLRSYQAEHGPDFPWSVGEDMSADGRRQLALFLARKHLHNFEATHCTPLPAQNFQMPWHL is encoded by the exons ATGCCTCCCCCGGCTCTGTTTTTATCTTCCCTTTACCCTCGCCTTGAATTTCAGAATGACTTTTACAGATCCTGTATCCGTCGGTCCTCCCCTCAACCCCCGCCCAACCTAGCCTGGAGACCCGAGTCATTGTATTCTGGAGAGCTGGCGGGTGGTG GTTACTTGAGTTTGTCCAAAGTGGTGCCGTTTTCTCACTATGCTGGGACATTGCTGCTACTTCTGGCAGGTGTGGCCTGCCTCCGAG GCATTGGCCGCTGGACCAACCCCCAGTACCGGCAGTTCatcaccatcttggaagcaacaCATCGGAACCAGTCTTCAGAAAACAAG AGGCAGCTTGCCAACTACAACTTTGACTTCCGGAGCTGGCCAGTCGACTTCCACTGGGAAGAACCCAGCAGCCG GAAGGAGTCTCGAGGGGGCCCTTCCCGCCGGGGTGTGGCCCTGCTTCGCCCAGAGCCCCTGCACCGGGGGACAGCAGACACCCTCCTCAACCGGGTTAAGAAGCTGCCTTGTCAGATCACCAG CTACCTGGTGGCGCACACCCTAGGGCGCCGGATGCTGTATCCAGGCTCTGTGTACCTGCTGCAGAAGGCCCTCATGCCTGTGCTGCTGCAGGGCCAGGCCCGACTGGTGGAAGAG TGTAATGGGCGCCGGGCAAAGCTGCTGGCCTGTGATGGCAATGAGATTGACACCATGTTTGTGGACCGGCGGGGGACAGCTGAGCCCCAGGGACAGAAGCTG GTGATCTGCTGTGAGGGGAATGCTGGGTTTTATGAGGTGGGCTGCGTCTCCACGCCCCTGGAAG CTGGATATTCAGTCCTGGGCTGGAATCATCCAGGCTTTGCTGGAAGCACG GGGGTGCCATTCCCGCAGAATGAGGCTAATGCCATGGATGTGGTGGTCCAGTTTGCCATCCACCGCCTGGGCTTCCAGCCCCAGGACATCATCATCTACGCCTGGTCCATCGGCGGCTTCACTG CCACGTGGGCAGCCATGTCCTACCCAGATGTTAGTGCCATGATCCTGGATGCCTCCTTTGATGACCTGGTGCCCTTGGCCTTGAAGGTCATGCCAGACAGCTGGA GGGGCCTGGTGACCAGGACCGTGAGGCAGCATCTCAATCTAAACAACGCGGAGCAGCTGTGCAG ATACCAGGGTCCTGTACTGCTGATCCGGAGAACCAAGGATGAGATCATCACCACCAC GGTTCCTGAGGACATCATGTCCAACCGAGGCAATGACCTCCTGCTGAAGCTCCTGCAGCATCG GTATCCCCGGGTGATGGCAGAGGAGGGTCTTCGAGTGGTGAGGCAGTGGTTGGAGGCCTCCTCACAGCTGGAGGAAG CCTCAATTTATAGCCGATGGGAGGTGGAAGAGGACTGGTGTCTGTCTGTCCTCCGCTCCTACCAGGCAGAACACGGGCCCGACTTCCCCTGGAGCGTGG GGGAGGACATGAGTGCAGATGGACGGCGGCAGCTGGCTTTGTTTCTG GCTCGGAAGCATCTGCACAACTTTGAGGCCACTCACTGcaccccactcccagcccagAACTTCCAGATGCCCTGGCACCTCTAG